The Parafrankia irregularis genome contains a region encoding:
- a CDS encoding AAA family ATPase, with amino-acid sequence MTTGRPVLAVVSGPPGTGKTTLARALATAVGCPVVIRDEIK; translated from the coding sequence ATGACCACGGGGAGGCCGGTGCTGGCCGTCGTCAGCGGCCCTCCAGGAACGGGCAAGACCACCCTCGCCCGCGCGCTCGCCACGGCCGTCGGTTGCCCGGTGGTGATCCGCGACGAGATCAAGTAG